The segment ctgtacgagccagcttgtttctcttgtggttgaacgagccagcttgtttctcttgtggttgtacgagccagcttgtttctcttgtggttgtacgaGCCAGCTTGTTTCTCTGTGGTTGTACGAGCCAGCTTTGTTTCTCTTGGTGGTTGTCGAGCCAGCTTGTTTCTCTGTGTTGTACGAGCCagcttgtttctcttgtggttgtacgaGCCCAAGCTTGTTTTTTCTCTGTGGTTGTACGAGCCAGCTTGTTTCTCTGTGGTTGTACGAGCCAGCTTGTTCTTGCTTGTGGTTGTACGAGCCagcttgtttctcttgtggttgtacgagccagcttgtttctcttgtggttgtacgagccagcttgtttctcttgtggttgtacgagccagcttgtttctctgtggttgtacgagccagcttgtttctcttgtggttgtacgaGCCAGCTGTTTCGTGGTTTGTACGACCAGCTTGTTTTCTGTGGTTGACGAGCCAGCTTGTTTCTTTCTGTGGTTGTACGAGCCAGCTTGTTTCTCTGTGGGGTTGTACGAGCCagcttgtttctcttgtggttgtaACGAGCCAGCTTGTTTCTTGGTTGGTTGAACGAGCCAGCTGTTTCTCTTTGTGGTGAACGAGCCAGCTTGTTTTTCTTCTGGCTGTACGAGCCGATTGTTTCGCTTGTGGCTACAGCGAGCTGTTTCTCTTGTGTGAAACGAGCCagcttgtttctcttgtggtGTACGAGCGAGCTTGTTTCTCTTGTGTAACGAGCCAGCTTGTTTCTCCTTGTGGTTGTACGAGCCAGCTTGTTTCTCTTGTGGCTTGTACAGCAGCTTGTTTTAATGGTGGTTGACGAGCTAGCTTGTTTTCTTTGTGGTTGTACGTAGCCagcttgtttctcttgtggttgtaAACGAGCCCGCCAGCTTGTTTCTCTGTGGTTGAACGAAGCCAagcttgtttctcttgtggtttGAACGAGCCAGCTTGTTTCTTCTCTTGTTGAACGAGCCAGCGTGTTTTTCTTCTGTTGAACGAGCCAGCTGTTTCTCTTGTTGGCTGTACGAGCCAGCTTGTTTCTCTCTGGCTGTACGAGCCAGCTGTTTCTCTTGTGGTTGAACGAGCcagcttttttcttgtttctcttgGTGTGACGAGCCAGCTTGTTTCTCTGTGGTTGTACGAGCCagcttgtttctcttgtggttgtacgagccagcttgtttctctgtggttgtacgagccagcttgtttctcttgtggttgaacgagccagcttgtttctcttgtggttgtacgagccagcttgtttctcttgtggttgaacgagccagcttgtttctcttgtggttgaacgagccagcttgtttctcttgtggttgaACGAGCCAGCTTGTGTCTCTGTGGTTGTACGAGCCAGATTctttctcttgtggttgtacgaGCCAGTTTGTTTCTCTTATGGTTGCTCAAGCCagcttgtttctcttgtggttgCTCAAGCCagcttgtttctcttgtggttgtgcaagccagcttgtttctcttgtggttgtacgaGCCAGTTTGTTTCTCTTATGGTTGCTCAAGCCAGCTAGTTTCTCTTGTGGTTGCTCAAGCCagcttgtttctcttgtggttgtgcaagccagcttgtttctcttgtggttgtacgaGCCAGTTTGTTTCTCTTATGGTTGTACGAGCCAGCTAGCTTCTCTTGTGGTTGCTCAAGCCagcttgtttctcttgtggttgtacgagccagtttgtttctcttgtggttgtacgagccagcttgtttctcttgtggttgtgcaagccagcttgtttctcttgtggttgtacgagccagcttgtttctcttgtggttgtacgaGCCAGTTTGTTTCTCTTATGGTTGTACGAGCCAGCTAGATTCTCTTGTGGTTGCTCAAGCCagcttgtttctcttgtggttgtacgtcacagcttgtttctcttgtggttgCTCGAGCCAacttgtttctcttgtggttgtacgaGTCAGCTTGTTTCTCTTGTGGCTGTACGTCACAGCTTGGTTCTCTTGTGGGTGTACGAGCCAGCTTCCTTCTCTTGTGGTTGTACGTCAAAGCTTGCTTCTCTTGTGGTTGTACGTCACAGCTTGCTTCTCTTGTGGTTGTATGAGCCAGCTTCCTTCTCTTGTGGTTGTACGTCAAAGCTTGCttctcttgtggttgtacgagccagcttgtttctcttgtggttgaACAAGCCAGCTTATTTCTCTTGTGGTCTTTTGGGTTTGTACGCGTGCAGACCCCCATGTctttttgtgttgtttctcttttggtTGAcgagccagatttttttttttggtttgtttttttttttttttttttttttttttttttttttttttgtttttttttttttttttttttcctttttttttttttttttttttattttttttttttttttttgtttttttttttttttttttttttttttttttttttttttcgtttgttgttttttcttttttcttccttgatTCCTTGGGTTGCTAGAACCAGattgtttctcttgtggttgtacgagccagcttatttctcttgtggttgtacgagccagcttatttctcttgtggttgtacgaGCCAGCTTGCTTTTCTTGTGGTTGTACGAGCCAGCTTACttctcttgtggttgtacgagccagcttatttctcttgtggttgtacgaGCCAGCTTATTTCTCTTGTGGTTTTGCGAGCCAGCTTATTTCTCTTGTGGCTGTACGAGCCagcttgtttctcttgtggttgtacgagccagcttgtttctcttgtggttgtacgaGCCAGCTTGTTTCTCTGTGATTGTAAGAGCCagcttgtttctcttgtggttgtacgTCAAAGCTTGCttctcttgtggttgtacgagccagcttgtttctcttgtggttgtacgagtcagcttgtttctcttgtggttgtacgagccagcttgcttctcttgtggttgtacgaGCCACATTGCttctcttgtggttgtacgagccagcttgtttctcttgtggttgtaTGAGCCAGCTTCTTTCTCTTGTGGTTGTAGGTCAAAGCTTGCttctcttgtggttgtacgagccagcttgtttctcttgtg is part of the Macrobrachium nipponense isolate FS-2020 chromosome 6, ASM1510439v2, whole genome shotgun sequence genome and harbors:
- the LOC135216290 gene encoding uncharacterized protein LOC135216290 — protein: MGVCTRTNPKDHKRNKLACSTTRETSWLVQPQEKQALTYNHKRRKLAHTTTREASCDVQPQEKQALTYNHKRRKLARTPTREPSCDVQPQEKQADSYNHKRNKLARATTRETSCDRNKLARTTTEKQAGSYNHKRNKLARTTTEKQAGSSHQEKQEKSWLVQPQEKQLARTAREKQAGSYSQQEKQLARSTEEKHAGSFNKRRNKLARSNHKRNKLGFVQPQRNKLLLYKPQEKQAGSYNHKEKQAGSLHKRNKLARTPQEKQAGSFHTRETARCSHKRNNRLVQPEEKQAGSFTTKRNSWLVQPTKKQAGSLQPQEKQAGSYNPTEKQAGSYNHRKKQAGSSTTENKLVVQTTKQLARTTTRETSWLVQPQRNKLARTTTRETSWLVQPQEKQAGSYNHKRNKLARTTTSKNKLARTTTEKQAGSYNHREKTSLGSYNHKRNKLARTTQRNKLARQPPRETKLARTTTEKQAGSYNHKRNKLAQKQAGSYNHRETSWLVQPPRKTKKKETSWLVQPQEKQAGSFNHKRNKLARTTTEKQAGSYNHKRNKLARTATRETIWLVQPQEKQAGSFNHKRNKLAQKQVCSYNLKRNKLARNHKDKQAGLLSPNQDTTSCSFQTQERNKLARSTTKINKLARLQPQEKQAGSFKPEQEKQSLLVQPPRETLSRSKHKETTLARSTAERNNKLARSTNEEKQAGSFKPQRTSLARNNHKRNKLARTTTRETSWLVNQPGNQAGSFNHTKKTSWLVQPQEKTTGLRFNHKRKQAGLIQPQEKQRWARSTTRENKAGLFVQPQEKTNAGSFFQPQENTAARQPQRKNKLARTTTENKRLSTTTRKS